GGGGCATATCCGCGCCAATCAATTCGATTTCCCCTTCTCCCATCTCTTCCATAGCAAAGGATATGACATCTGTGGGAGCATCTTTATCACGATATTCTCTGTTAATTTCCTGGATTCTTTGATTGGATACAAAGGTAATTGAAACTTCACTATGTTCTTCTACTTGTTGTTTATTAGCTGCAAAATGCACTAATCTTTCAATTTCAAGCATTTGCTGCTCAGTTAATTCTTTTGTTTCATCGATCGTATCAATGAGTAATGTCATGCTTGCTTCACCTTCTTGATAATTTCTGGATATTCAATTCTAGAGTGGAAAATCCCCTTTAATGTTTCACATAACGTGTGTGTCACGATTTCAATTTCTTTCATTGTAAGGTCACATTCATTGAGCTGCCCATCCTGAAGCCTTTCATCCACTATTTTCTTAACAAGGGCTTCAATACCTTCAGGTGTAGGCTTTGACATGGACCGGACGGCAGCTTCCACACTATCGGCAATGCCGACAACCGCCGATTCCTTTGAATGCGCCTTTGGGCCAGGATAACGAAAATCTTCCTCACCAGCCTCTGGATTCAATTGCAGCACCTTATGATAAAAATATTTCAAAAGGGTTGTACCATGATGCTGTTCAGCAATATCAATAATTTCCTTTGGCATATGGTATTTTTTTAAAATGGCCGCACCATCAGTAACATGAGCTACAATAATACTTGCACTTTTATCTGGCGGTAGACGATCATGTGGATTATCAAGATGCAGCTGATTTTCAATAAAGAAATTCGGTCTCTTTGTTTTTCCAATATCATGATAGTAACTGCCTACCCTTGCCAAAAGTCCATTCGCTCCAATGGCTTCACACGCCGATTCTGCCAAGTTCGCCACCATAACACTATGATGGTAAGTGCCTGGAGCCTCCATGAGAATTTTTCGAAGCAGCGGATGATTCGGATTCGATAATTCAATAAGCCTCATCGTAGAAAGAATGCCGAAACTCGCCTCAAAGAAAGGCAAAAGTCCAATTGTTAATACAGCTGAACCAATACCTGATACGAGGGCTGTAATTAAATAGTATCCGTATTCTATTCCGGAATATTGTCCATTTGGTAAAAACATCACTGCTGCAAGTGTTAATATATTAATCAGCGTAACAAAAAGACCCGCTTGCAATATTTTGGAACGACGATTCTGTTTACTCAAGAATAGGATTCCCGCAAAAGCACTAAAGAGAACATAAATACCTTCTGAAAAGTTTAACGAACCAGTTACCCCTTCATTAAACATGATACTGCCACAAACCGCAAGGATAATAGACGTTAAGATGGCTAACCTTTCATCAATGGTTATCTTAATAAGGATCCCCGCCATTGCCGCAGGGAACAAATAACCAATCCCGGAAAAGTTTATAATTTGCAGCATACTAATCATTTTCATGAGAATGATGGAGAAGATAAATATGATCCCATACAGCAGTAAAAAAGTATGTCGCTTTTCAGGCTGAGATTTCATTTGATAAAAATAATAATAAATCGCCGAAACAATGATTGAAATCAATACCATTAACCCAATAAATGGTTTATATGTTTTTTCTGTATTGAGAAGGCCTACAAGCTTCAATTGCTGATAAATTTCCTGGTTAATAAGTTCTCCTTCTTCGACAATTACCTGTCCTTGAAGAATTTTTACCGGCTCCACACTTTCTGCAGCCTGACGCCTAAGCTCTTCTGTAGCTTGCGGATCATAAAATTCATTCTGAATGACAGCATATCTTCCCAGTTCAATCGACGCCTGACGCAATTCATCACTTAATGTCGAATATTTTAGTTCTTCTTCTACTCGTTTCTTCGCATTTTCCACATCATCAGCTGAGATTTTTTGGCTCATGACATGATTAATCGCTGTGACTGTTAAATCTTTTGCAATCGATAATTCACTATTTGAAGCTTGGACCAAAGCTGTGAAAACCTGGTTGGACAAATCTTTCGTCACAGTAGTCGTTAATTTCCCTTTCAATTTGGTTACTTTATCAGAAACACTTGGGGCAGTATTTACTGCTTTATCCTGAGAGCTTTCGGTTTCTTTTTTCAGATCTTCGGCTAATTCATCATTTACTTCTGCAGCAGCTTGAAAAATGGAAGTAATTAAGTCCACACGATTCTGCGTATATTCCTTTTTTAAAGCATATACATCCTGAACCTGATCACGCGCTTCTTTTCGTTTTTCTTCCGTGCTCTTCTTATCCTCCACTGTCCCGGGAGAACGAATAGTTTTATCGGCAACGGAAAACAATTTAATATTAAGTTTTTCTGGCCTTACATTGTTAAACATTACGCCAAACAAGACAATTCCAATGATCAGGAAAAATACTACACGGAAAAACGAAATATCAAGCAGGTTGTGTATCCGTCTGAAATGCTGCTGTAGTTTATCCAACAATATCCCTCCAGCCACAGCTTTTATTCCCATCTTAAACACGAAGTTTTTTATGGGATTAGCCGTAAGCATGCTTTATGTAAAATGATAACAGTTTTTTCGATAAGTTTCATCTTCAAATAAAATTGAAAGTTTATTTTAAAAAAGTCTTCGTTTAATCTGGCTATATAAACATGTTCTTTAAGACAGCCATAAAAAAAAGAAAAAGGGAGTAACCCAAAATACAGGCATCTCCCTTAGCTTAGTTGGAATTCTTTTTTTGATCAGATTTCTCGTAAGCACCGATAATTCTGCCGACAAGCGGATGACGGACCACGTCACTTTGTTCTAAATAAATAAAGGAAATGCCGTTTACATTTTGTAAAATGTTCTCTGCATCTATTAAACCAGACTTAGCACCTTTCGGCAAATCGATTTGAGTTTGGTCACCGGTAATGACCATTTTTGAGCCAAAACCGAGCCTAGTTAGAAACATCTTCATTTGGGCTTGTGTCGTGTTTTGCGCCTCGTCCAAAATTACAAAAGCATCGTCTAAAGTTCTGCCTCGCATATAGGCTAAAGGTGCGATCTCAATCGTTCCCCGTTCAATTAACCTCTGTGTATGCTCCACTCCAAATACATCATGAAGTGCATCATACAGAGGCCGTAAATACGGATCCACTTTCTCCTTTAAATCACCAGGTAAAAAGCCGAGGCTTTCTCCAGCTTCAACCGCTGGTCTGGTCAGAATAATTCTGTTTACTTGACCATTTTTGAGGGCATTGACTGCCATCACAACAGCTATATAGGTTTTTCCTGTACCAGCGGGCCCAATCCCAAACACAAGATCGTGCTTCTTAATGGCCATCACATATTGTCTCTGCCCCAAAGTTTTAACCCGAATCGTTTTCCCTTTAACTGTTTTTCCAATTTCTTCTTCATACAAGTGGACAAAATATTCAAGCGTACCTTGTTTTGCCATCTCAATGGCATAAAGAACATCTCTTTGACTTATGTTAATCCCTTTACGTATCACAAACATTAATCTGTCCAAAATTTGTCCGGCTAAAATTACATTTTCTTCATCGCCCGACAAACTGACTGATTCCCCTCTTGTGATAACAGAAACATTCAGCTCTTCTTCAAGAGCTTTAAGATTCTGGTCGGCATTTCCAAGCAAAGCAATCGCCTCTGCTGGATTTTCAAGCTGCACATTGATCGTTGTTAACTTTTCTGTCATTCATTAGTCTCCTTGGAAATCGGTTGCCCGATGGCAATATTTTCAATAATTCTAAAATGAATATCCAGTATAACTTTACCATTTTGCAAGGCTTTGTGTAAAATTTTTTCGTCTATGATTGTAGAATCCTCATCTAAATGAGTTTTTATTTCCTTTCGAGCCATGTCAAGTGCGATACCTTCTGCTTCTTGATTTGTATAAGTACGAGTAAGTTCTTCCCGTTCCCTTAATGTTTTAGTCTCAAATGAGATCGGTAACTCCCATTTTAAGAAATGAATTTTATGAGTAATGACCTCCGTTTCATATTCTTTAAATTTTGGTTTACCAAATCCCCAAACAGGGATATCCAATCCCCAAATATTGATGTTGTATTTTCGTTTTTCATTCCCATTATAAACTCTAAAATTGGTTTTTAACGGCAGCTCGACATGACTTTTATACCAGGTTTCGCCAAAAATTTTCCCTCTGGCTGCCACTAATTTCGGGGTACCTTCTTCTTGTCCGATATTACCGGATACTAAAAGCTGGCCTTTTTCCACATATTCATGGTCGGTAAAAACCTTTTGGCCCTCTTCGATATAATATTTCACGATGATCGCTTTCTTTTTTGCTATTAAATTTTGTGGGGAATAAGTCTCTGGCTTTTTAGGTTCGTTCTTTTCGACAACTTGTAAGTGAAAGGTTGTCCCTTTTAATTCCACACCAACCCATGTAAGATCACTAATACTGTCCGTTAAACGTTTTTGAATTCCATCCACATTTTCAGTAAGAAATTGTAGTTTACCGATCTTTACTCCCATTTTGTCCAATTCTTTGCGAATCTTATACTCTGTTGCCGGCTTTGCTCCTTTTATATCAATACCCCAAATCATATTAGAAAGAAATAAAATAATGAACAGGAAAATCCCTGCCCCGGCAAGAAAACCGCTGTTTTTCAATAACCTTTTTACCAGGAAGGGACTGCCGCTTCTCCTAAGAAATGAAATTTTGCATTCACTGTTTCTTGCAAAAAGCCGAATATTTTTCGCATCCTTTAGTCTCATTTTAAATGTAATCGTCTCAGTTCCGTGACGCTTTACATTCCAAATATACAGCCCGTTTCTCGTCAATACATTGAGGAAACGTTCCAGCCCTTTCCCCGACACTTTCACTGTTACATAGCCCAAAATAAATTCAATCCATTGGTTTTTCATTTTGCTCCTCCCAGATCTTCTGTTATATATATGACTTGATCAATTTTCCCTTCCAGCAAAATCTCTTCAGGTAGAATAGTCTTAATTACAAATGCCTTTCCTTTTATCAAAAGCTGCCCTTGTTTTAATAACAAGCGGAGTTCTTTATCAGTAAATGCCAGCATGCCCCGATGATTTTCAATGTAAATATGGATTTGCCCAATCATCGTTATGCGGGGTAAATCCATCATGACATCTTGAGGAAGATCCATTTTTTTAGCCATCCAGTTCCGAACACGTGTGGCCCATTTTTTTGCCATAAAAAAAGAACCCCCTTTCATCTCATATTTATGAAATAAACGAAGGTTCTAGCACATTTTTCTATTTTGAATAACAAAAAACCGCGAGCCTAAACTCTGCGGTTTTGTCGTCAGAATACTATGAAAGGTGTTGTTGTACAAATTTATTAACAAGTGATCCATCTGCTTTTCCTTTTACTTTAGGCATGATCGCAGCCATCACTTTTCCCATATCAGCTTTTGATGTTGCACCGACTTCGTGAATAGTCTCTTTCACGATTTCTGCCAGCTCTTCTTCAGAAAGCTGTTTCGGCATATACAGCTCAACGATTGCGATTTCTGTACGCAATTTTTCTACCAAGTCTTCACGACCGGCTTTATCAAACTCATGGAGGGAGTCTTTGCGTTGTTTTAGTTCGCGAGAAAGGATTGTTAACTCTTCCGCTTCAGATAGCTCATTAACTCCGAGCTTAATGGCTTCATTTTGCATAGAAGCTTTAATCATCCGAATAACAGAGAGCTTGTCTTTTTCCTTATTTTTCATCGCTTGTTT
Above is a genomic segment from Neobacillus endophyticus containing:
- the yqfC gene encoding sporulation protein YqfC, whose amino-acid sequence is MAKKWATRVRNWMAKKMDLPQDVMMDLPRITMIGQIHIYIENHRGMLAFTDKELRLLLKQGQLLIKGKAFVIKTILPEEILLEGKIDQVIYITEDLGGAK
- a CDS encoding PhoH family protein gives rise to the protein MTEKLTTINVQLENPAEAIALLGNADQNLKALEEELNVSVITRGESVSLSGDEENVILAGQILDRLMFVIRKGINISQRDVLYAIEMAKQGTLEYFVHLYEEEIGKTVKGKTIRVKTLGQRQYVMAIKKHDLVFGIGPAGTGKTYIAVVMAVNALKNGQVNRIILTRPAVEAGESLGFLPGDLKEKVDPYLRPLYDALHDVFGVEHTQRLIERGTIEIAPLAYMRGRTLDDAFVILDEAQNTTQAQMKMFLTRLGFGSKMVITGDQTQIDLPKGAKSGLIDAENILQNVNGISFIYLEQSDVVRHPLVGRIIGAYEKSDQKKNSN
- the yqfD gene encoding sporulation protein YqfD, producing the protein MKNQWIEFILGYVTVKVSGKGLERFLNVLTRNGLYIWNVKRHGTETITFKMRLKDAKNIRLFARNSECKISFLRRSGSPFLVKRLLKNSGFLAGAGIFLFIILFLSNMIWGIDIKGAKPATEYKIRKELDKMGVKIGKLQFLTENVDGIQKRLTDSISDLTWVGVELKGTTFHLQVVEKNEPKKPETYSPQNLIAKKKAIIVKYYIEEGQKVFTDHEYVEKGQLLVSGNIGQEEGTPKLVAARGKIFGETWYKSHVELPLKTNFRVYNGNEKRKYNINIWGLDIPVWGFGKPKFKEYETEVITHKIHFLKWELPISFETKTLREREELTRTYTNQEAEGIALDMARKEIKTHLDEDSTIIDEKILHKALQNGKVILDIHFRIIENIAIGQPISKETNE
- a CDS encoding HD family phosphohydrolase — translated: MDKLQQHFRRIHNLLDISFFRVVFFLIIGIVLFGVMFNNVRPEKLNIKLFSVADKTIRSPGTVEDKKSTEEKRKEARDQVQDVYALKKEYTQNRVDLITSIFQAAAEVNDELAEDLKKETESSQDKAVNTAPSVSDKVTKLKGKLTTTVTKDLSNQVFTALVQASNSELSIAKDLTVTAINHVMSQKISADDVENAKKRVEEELKYSTLSDELRQASIELGRYAVIQNEFYDPQATEELRRQAAESVEPVKILQGQVIVEEGELINQEIYQQLKLVGLLNTEKTYKPFIGLMVLISIIVSAIYYYFYQMKSQPEKRHTFLLLYGIIFIFSIILMKMISMLQIINFSGIGYLFPAAMAGILIKITIDERLAILTSIILAVCGSIMFNEGVTGSLNFSEGIYVLFSAFAGILFLSKQNRRSKILQAGLFVTLINILTLAAVMFLPNGQYSGIEYGYYLITALVSGIGSAVLTIGLLPFFEASFGILSTMRLIELSNPNHPLLRKILMEAPGTYHHSVMVANLAESACEAIGANGLLARVGSYYHDIGKTKRPNFFIENQLHLDNPHDRLPPDKSASIIVAHVTDGAAILKKYHMPKEIIDIAEQHHGTTLLKYFYHKVLQLNPEAGEEDFRYPGPKAHSKESAVVGIADSVEAAVRSMSKPTPEGIEALVKKIVDERLQDGQLNECDLTMKEIEIVTHTLCETLKGIFHSRIEYPEIIKKVKQA
- the ybeY gene encoding rRNA maturation RNase YbeY, whose translation is MLEIERLVHFAANKQQVEEHSEVSITFVSNQRIQEINREYRDKDAPTDVISFAMEEMGEGEIELIGADMPRVLGDIIISIPKAKEQAEEYGHSFTRELGFLAVHGFLHLLGYDHMTEEEEKEMFTLQKEILNEYGLTR
- a CDS encoding GatB/YqeY domain-containing protein, translated to MSLLERLNIDMKQAMKNKEKDKLSVIRMIKASMQNEAIKLGVNELSEAEELTILSRELKQRKDSLHEFDKAGREDLVEKLRTEIAIVELYMPKQLSEEELAEIVKETIHEVGATSKADMGKVMAAIMPKVKGKADGSLVNKFVQQHLS